The sequence ATAAATAATTCCTCCATCCATTGGACTAATAGATTCTGGATGATTTCTATGAAAAGAATATCCTCTTAATGGAATCATATCTACATTTAAATTTTTACTTAAATGATTGGACTCTCCTCCTATATAAAATTTATGGAATGGAAACAATACTTTTGATTCGTCGCATTTTACCAATAAACCAAACTCTCCACCACTTTTAATTACCATTTTATCCATAATCTTTTTATACCAAAAGGCTTTCATTTTAAGTTTTAAAAAATTCATCCAATTCAATTTAAATTCTTCATTATTTCTCCTTATAATAGAATAAGGAAAATTAAATCTGCTAATAACTTGTATTTCCGATCCTTTAAAAGGAAAAATAAAATCAGGAGAACTTGTATCTCTTTGCAAAGAGATTAAATAGTTCATGTTATTATATCTAAATTTACGATCCAAATATGAAAATAAATATCTATTATAAAGAAATTTATCATAATTAATGGAAAATTCTACTTTGGTAGAATAGGGGAACCGAAAAGTTAAAAACTTTTTAAAAATCAAAGAATAATTTTTTTTTTCCAAAAATTCTTCATGAATTGCTGTTTCAGTAAATGAAATTTTCGGTAATAAAAAAATATCTTCAGATTCTTGTATTCTATCTTTTGAATAATTAAAATTTAAAGTTAATGATGTTGGACTTATTATTTCCAGCCAAGGTTCCGTAAAAGAACCCCCATAAGATTTTGTATCATCCTGGCTCAATTGACTATATAATAAAAGTTTTTGTCCATCTCCTTGAGGTAAAGGCCTCCATGATTTAAAATTAAACAAATTATTAATGGAAAAATTTAAAAAATTTAATCTTAAATTACCAACAAAATTACCCTTTCCGTATCCACCATTCAATTGAATTTGATTATAATTTTTTTCAATTACACGCCATTCTATATCTACTGTATTATTTTCTTTATTGGGTATGAATTTAGGAAATACTTTATTAAATAAATCTAAATTTTCCAAACGTAATAGACTATATTTTATTTCTCTAGGAGAAAAAATATTACCCGGGAAAGTATATAATTCACGTCTAATTACATGATCTTTAGTTATCGTATTTCCTGATATATTCACTTTATTAATATACACTGGTTTATTTTCTTCAATTCTTATTTCTAGATGAATTTTATTATCCTCTATCCTTTTCTCTATGGGAATTATTTTCGAAAATAAATATCCTGAATTTAGATAATATGAAATCATACCATATTCTGGATTTGAAATATTTTTATCAATACCAACTTTATCATAAATATCTCCTGTCTTATAAAAAAATTTTTTTCTTAAAAAATCCGTTTCATATAAAGTATTTCCTATAAAATCAATATTTCCCAAATAATATCGTTTCCCTTCAATAACCTTAATTTTTATTCCATAATTTCCAGAGTTTTTCTTCCATACGGAATCTAAAAATACTTGTACATCTCTAAAACCCATTGATTGATATTTATATCGAATATTTCTCAAATTCTCTTTGAGATTTGAATCAAATATATTTTTTGTAAACCAAAATTTATCTTTGGTTAGAAAACCAAGTAATATTTTTGTTGGAATAATTTTATTTCCCTCAAATAATATTATTTCAATTCTTTTTCCCTTACTATTTTTATTTTCGTTAAGTGATTTCCACTTATTTTCTATTAAAATTTCATTATTTTCAGAAATTTTATCTTCTGATTTTATTTTCTCTATTGAAGGTGAAACTTTTTCAATTCCTTTTATTTTATCAACATCTCTTAAATCCTCCAAATCAAAAATAAGATCCATTTCATTTTCATAAGATGTCTTTTTTTTATAGACCGATATATTTCCAAAAAAATGGCTATTCCATAATCTTTTAATAGCTTGATCTATCTTAATACTAGTATCTCCAGAAAAAATATGAGATAAATTTGAAATAAAATGAGGATCATGTTTCGTTTTCCCAGTAATCAAAATATTTCTTACAATAAAGGTTGAAGTTTCCTTAGTAGGATCTTTAAATTTTTCTGTTTGAGCAGATAATATCTGTAATAGAATAAAAAACGAAAATAAAAATAAATTTTTTGATTTATATAACCTTTCCAAAACGACGTCTTCTTTTTTGATAATTTATTATGGCTTCAAAAAAATCTTTCTTACGAAAATCTGGCCACAAAACATTTGTAAAATATAATTCTGCATAAGCAGATTGCCAAAGCAAAAAATTGCTAATTCTCTGTTCTCCACTAGTCCTAATAATAAGATCTACATCTGGTATTTTTTTTGTATATAAATGATTTTGAAAAAAAGAAAAATTTATATCTTCTAAAGTTATATTTCCCATATAAACTTTCTTAGCTATAATTTTGGTCGCCCTTATAATTTCTTCTCTAGATCCATAACTTAAAGCTAATACTAACGTCATGGATGTATTATTTTCAGTTTTTTTTATGAATAGAAATAATCTTTTTTGTATAACCACAGGAAATTTTTCTATTTCTCCTATAGCAATAATTTTTACATTTTTGTTATGAATTTCTTCTAAAGAATCTTTCAAATTATTATGCAACAAACGCATCAAACTATCTATTTCCTTCTTTGGACGATTCCAATTTTCTGAAGAAAATACATACAGAGTCATATAAGGAATACCCAATTCTTTACATCCAACAATGGAATCTTTCACAGACTGTATGGAATTTTCATGTCCAAATGTTCTTAATTTTCCTCTTTGTTCAGCCCAACGACCATTCCCATCCATAATAATTCCAACATGATTAGGAATGTTATTTAAATCTATTTTATTTTTCATCTTAAGAAAACACAAATATATAAAAAATAAAGAATAGAATAATGGATGGCATTAATTTCTTTGGTCCATTCCCCACAATAATTTTTCCCGTAAAGTTTTGTAATAAGTATGTTTTTCTTCTTGTATGAGATATATATAAAAAGGAGCTTTCTTAATGTATAACTCATTTTCTTTTTTCAAGGAAGTAAGTCTAGTATCCATAGATAAAGAATAATATTTCACACGACTATGTATTTTTAAATGAATTTTTTGATGATCCGAAATAATCAATGGACGAGAAAACAAATTATGAGGAGATATAGGTGTAAGAACAAAATTTTTGTTTTCAGGAGTAATAATCGGCCCTCCACAACTTAAGGAATATCCAGTAGAACCTGTGGGAGTAGAGATTATCAATCCATCAGCCCAATAAGAAGTTAAAAATTGATTATCTATATAGGCATCTATAATAATCATAGAAACAGTTTCCTTACGAATAATAACAATTTCATTTAATGCAAAATTAAAAAACGGATCATGATCCATAATAGAGGTTTCCAAACATAACAAACTTCTAGGCATTAAATGAAATTTACGATTAAAAATTTGATCTATTTTTTTAATAAAAACATCCTTATTAAAAGTTGCTAAAAATCCTAAATTTCCAGTATTTACTCCTACAATAGGAATTCCAGTATCCCTAACAAAAGTTATGGCAGATAATATCGTTCCATCCCCTCCAAAAGTAAACATTAAACTAAAATCTTTGGTTAATTCTTTATAATGAGAAAAAACAGGAAAATTAAGATTCTTAAATTCTTCAAAAGAAGATAATACATGAAAAAATGATTTTTCTATATAAATTTCTATTGAATGATTAGATACATAGCCAATGAACTGATTCAGGTATGGGATATTTTTTCTTCCAAATTTTTGTCCATATAGGGCTACTTTCATTATAAATATTTTTATTAACTATAAAATCTACAAAATTAATCTGTTAATAAAGAAAAAAAATAATTATTTTAGCAAATTAAGGTGATAAGAA comes from Blattabacterium sp. (Mastotermes darwiniensis) str. MADAR and encodes:
- a CDS encoding isoprenyl transferase, which translates into the protein MKNKIDLNNIPNHVGIIMDGNGRWAEQRGKLRTFGHENSIQSVKDSIVGCKELGIPYMTLYVFSSENWNRPKKEIDSLMRLLHNNLKDSLEEIHNKNVKIIAIGEIEKFPVVIQKRLFLFIKKTENNTSMTLVLALSYGSREEIIRATKIIAKKVYMGNITLEDINFSFFQNHLYTKKIPDVDLIIRTSGEQRISNFLLWQSAYAELYFTNVLWPDFRKKDFFEAIINYQKRRRRFGKVI
- a CDS encoding outer membrane protein assembly factor, whose protein sequence is MERLYKSKNLFLFSFFILLQILSAQTEKFKDPTKETSTFIVRNILITGKTKHDPHFISNLSHIFSGDTSIKIDQAIKRLWNSHFFGNISVYKKKTSYENEMDLIFDLEDLRDVDKIKGIEKVSPSIEKIKSEDKISENNEILIENKWKSLNENKNSKGKRIEIILFEGNKIIPTKILLGFLTKDKFWFTKNIFDSNLKENLRNIRYKYQSMGFRDVQVFLDSVWKKNSGNYGIKIKVIEGKRYYLGNIDFIGNTLYETDFLRKKFFYKTGDIYDKVGIDKNISNPEYGMISYYLNSGYLFSKIIPIEKRIEDNKIHLEIRIEENKPVYINKVNISGNTITKDHVIRRELYTFPGNIFSPREIKYSLLRLENLDLFNKVFPKFIPNKENNTVDIEWRVIEKNYNQIQLNGGYGKGNFVGNLRLNFLNFSINNLFNFKSWRPLPQGDGQKLLLYSQLSQDDTKSYGGSFTEPWLEIISPTSLTLNFNYSKDRIQESEDIFLLPKISFTETAIHEEFLEKKNYSLIFKKFLTFRFPYSTKVEFSINYDKFLYNRYLFSYLDRKFRYNNMNYLISLQRDTSSPDFIFPFKGSEIQVISRFNFPYSIIRRNNEEFKLNWMNFLKLKMKAFWYKKIMDKMVIKSGGEFGLLVKCDESKVLFPFHKFYIGGESNHLSKNLNVDMIPLRGYSFHRNHPESISPMDGGIIYNKSIFEIRYLIKEFSNLSKFWTNLFVEGGNISDSYKVFNPFKMKKSFGLGFRIFWSPIGFFGLDISNPIDRKNFSVQSGWKTNFIIGKE
- a CDS encoding NAD kinase, translated to MKVALYGQKFGRKNIPYLNQFIGYVSNHSIEIYIEKSFFHVLSSFEEFKNLNFPVFSHYKELTKDFSLMFTFGGDGTILSAITFVRDTGIPIVGVNTGNLGFLATFNKDVFIKKIDQIFNRKFHLMPRSLLCLETSIMDHDPFFNFALNEIVIIRKETVSMIIIDAYIDNQFLTSYWADGLIISTPTGSTGYSLSCGGPIITPENKNFVLTPISPHNLFSRPLIISDHQKIHLKIHSRVKYYSLSMDTRLTSLKKENELYIKKAPFYIYLIQEEKHTYYKTLREKLLWGMDQRN